The proteins below come from a single Vanacampus margaritifer isolate UIUO_Vmar chromosome 10, RoL_Vmar_1.0, whole genome shotgun sequence genomic window:
- the LOC144058825 gene encoding P2Y purinoceptor 4 produces MATPASIPAESNQSVALTSVFNASCRFDEEFKYVLLPVSYSLVFVVGLALNATALWTFIKMRPWNASAVFMFHLALSDFLYVLSLPTLIYYYANRSHWPFGVAACKAVRFLFYANLYCSILLLTCISLHRYVGICHPIKALSLVKARHAHLACAGVWAAVVVCLVPNLVFVTTSRRDNDTLCHDTTSQDAFEEYVDYSSAVMALLFAVPFLVIVACYCRMARTLCRPGLAGNNPASRHKSVKLIVVVLMVFAVSFVPFHVTRTVYYAARVLRLDCRTLNIVNFAYKITRPLASVNSCIDPVLYFLAGDHYRARLMSALTGRRRDTRSQATANKNVGIALVYKSLDAKVNIEEQKL; encoded by the coding sequence ATGGCAACGCCGGCGTCCATCCCAGCAGAGTCCAACCAGTCTGTGGCGTTGACGTCCGTCTTCAACGCCAGCTGCCGCTTTGACGAGGAGTTCAAGTACGTGCTGCTGCCCGTCTCCTACTCGCTGGTCTTCGTGGTGGGCTTGGCGCTCAACGCCACCGCCCTGTGGACGTTCATCAAAATGCGGCCGTGGAACGCCAGCGCCGTCTTCATGTTTCACCTGGCGCTGTCCGACTTCCTGTACGTGCTGTCGCTGCCCACGCTCATCTACTACTACGCCAACCGCAGCCACTGGCCCTTCGGCGTGGCGGCGTGCAAAGCGGTGCGCTTCCTGTTCTACGCCAACCTCTACTGCAGCATCCTGCTGCTCACCTGCATCAGCCTGCACCGCTACGTGGGCATCTGCCACCCCATCAAGGCGCTCAGCCTGGTCAAAGCCCGCCACGCCCACCTGGCCTGCGCCGGCGTGTGGGCGGCGGTGGTGGTCTGCCTGGTGCCCAACTTGGTGTTCGTCACCACGTCCAGGCGGGACAACGACACGCTGTGCCACGACACCACCAGCCAGGACGCCTTCGAGGAGTACGTGGACTACAGCTCGGCCGTCATGGCGCTTCTCTTCGCCGTTCCCTTCCTGGTCATCGTGGCGTGCTACTGCCGGATGGCGCGCACCCTGTGCCGACCCGGCCTGGCGGGCAATAACCCGGCGTCGCGGCACAAGTCGGTCAAGCTGATCGTGGTGGTGCTGATGGTCTTCGCCGTCAGCTTCGTGCCCTTCCACGTCACGCGCACCGTCTACTACGCCGCCCGCGTGCTGCGGCTGGATTGCCGCACGCTCAACATCGTCAACTTCGCCTACAAGATCACCAGGCCGCTCGCCAGCGTCAACAGCTGCATCGACCCCGTTTTGTACTTTCTGGCCGGCGACCACTACCGCGCCAGGCTGATGTCCGCGCTGACGGGGCGAAGGCGGGACACCAGGAGTCAAGCGACCGCCAATAAGAACGTCGGCATCGCTCTGGTCTACAAGAGCTTGGACGCTAAAGTCAACATTGAAGAGCAAAAATTGTAG